A region of the Mus caroli chromosome 7, CAROLI_EIJ_v1.1, whole genome shotgun sequence genome:
AGGATTATGTGAAATTTAATTCAACTGCCTTAGAATTACATCTTCCAAGTATAGGCTTCTCATCCTACCATGTGAATGAGCTTTTCTAGGTAGGGGTAAGGCCCTTGGAAAAGGCTAGAGCAGCCACCTAGCAAATGAGGGAACAGAATATCACTTGCTGGTTGAGAACCATACTGGGCATTGATGTCCACCCCAGGTAAAAATTGTTCAATGGGGACAAGCGACAGTGTGGGTTTCTGGGGTACCATGCAGGGTAGCCACATCCCCTATGACTGTGAATATCTTCCCCCTTACATGTCTGTAGACATTACAGTCAGGTCCCAATTCCCCAAAATGACTTAGACAGGACTTCAACCTGGTCAACACTCAGCATTCCTCAAAAACCTTGTAAAGTGGGTTTCTGTTTGCCAGAAAAAGCCATTACTTTCTTGCCGATTCCTATAGTCCCCCAGTCTCCAGCAAGGACATCTAGTTCTCTATTAACAGACTTCCAACAGATAAGAGCTCCACGCTAGTTCCTAGGCTGTTCCAACTAACCTGCCCTCCTCTCAACTCTTTCCACCAATCTTGCTATCTTCTTTGCTCCCATAGCCCTGGCAACAACCcacctttcctctctgctcttctttctccctgaTAATAACGAGTGGACACATTGGCAGTTTCTTTACTACAATCCCTTGCATACAgagagaaaattttaataatgGAATCTTATCAAACCCTTGCCTTTCCTAGACATACCTATTAATATGGGTTTTAGACCATGGTTCCTGGAGTGAATCAAGGAACAGACCTAGGGAAAGCCCTTACAGGTAGAGgggaaaaacaaaccagaaactcCTTCTGTGTTTTAAGTGTAAATGAGTGAGGTAAATTTCAAAGGAAGGGTTGATGACCTGCTTGATAAAGAAGTAGGCAAAAGGTCGTTACCCGTTACCGTGGTCTGGGGATAGACATGGGCGAGCGAGTCTGAGAGGTAAACATACTATCTTAAAGATATGGTAATAGATCAAGAAGGTCAAAATAGAAGTCTCTCAAATGATAAAGAGGAGGGGAATCCAATGCTCAACAGGAAATGATTTCTAGAAATAATTCCTAGAAATAGTGTAATAATTGCTGGTGTAATAATTCCTAGAAAGCAGCAGCGATCAGAGACTGATTAGAAGTGTAATGATGTGGAAAAGTGGCAATGCTGCAGGTCCATAGGCTAATCACATTGTcttagtctgtttttgtttttatatttgttattattttatggctgttttgcctgtatgtatgtccaGGCAGCAAGTGCATGCAGCAGCCGGAGGGTATCCAATCCCTTGGAATTAGGATTATAGATATCTGTGAGCTACCACATGAGTGCTGGAAGTTGaacttggtcctctggaaaagcagccagtgtcctttaactgctaaaccatcccTCCAGTCCCATCCGAGGCTAGCTTTAAGCccctggaatagccattctatgCTCCCTGTGTCAGAACATACATCCTGTGGCTAATAAGATAAAACCTTTTTTGGGACCTATTATTTTAGCAGACCATTAGATCCCACCAatccaaaagctaagaatgtcatccaATAGCATCTGAGACCTATAGGAGACCTTCCTCCACCTTGCTGTGACCACCTTTCTgatatgcaatatatttttaattgccttgatgactttctttgttctataaacTACAAAACTTTGTGAAGCTTGCTTCCTTCCACACTTGgacatggaatttggggtaacccaaatctgtgttcccaggccatcATCACTCAAATTTGGCTCTAGAATAAactctctcttattcctttttaaGGTGAAAGATGTGGGTTTTTACTCTTCGGATTTGGGCTTGGGTTCCGGCGACATGGCTAAACGCACCAAGAAGGTCGGCATCGTCGGCAAGTACGGGACCCGCTATGGTGCCTCCCTCCGGAAAATGgtgaagaaaattgaaatcagcCAGCACGCCAAGTACACTTGCTCCTTCTGTGGCAAGACCAAGATGAAGAGACGAGCTGTCGGCATCTGGCACTGTGGTTCCTGCATGAAAACAGTGGCTGGCGGGGCCTGGACCTACAACACCACCTCTGCAGTCACAGTGAAGTCTGCCATCagaagactgaaggaactgaaagaccAGTAGAAGCCCTGCTGTCTGAGACTTGCCTAGCCTGCAATAAACGGGTTAtttacgtaaaaaaa
Encoded here:
- the LOC110298880 gene encoding putative 60S ribosomal protein L37a yields the protein MAKRTKKVGIVGKYGTRYGASLRKMVKKIEISQHAKYTCSFCGKTKMKRRAVGIWHCGSCMKTVAGGAWTYNTTSAVTVKSAIRRLKELKDQ